The Musa acuminata AAA Group cultivar baxijiao chromosome BXJ1-8, Cavendish_Baxijiao_AAA, whole genome shotgun sequence genomic sequence CGGGATATGCAgataagaaggaaagaaagaaggagaacaaaTTTCTAAGTGGCACTTAGAAAAGATGGCCAATGCCTCATGCACTCAAATCAGATGTATGTCAAATCAGATGCTTCCCAGATTCACATTGGTTACTTGAGGATAATCAGTGAATGCTTCTGAGGAAAATTTTGTCATTCTTGAGTGTTGATATTTTCATGATGTGTAAGATGTATAAATGATTAGATACTTGATATTATTTATATTGGAAACATGTAGTCTATGATGAAACAAAATATTTGATTTCATCTTACTTCTTTCCTTATACATTCTTGTTACATACTATACAATTTGGCTTTGTCATTAATGAAATTTTTTTCATTGAATAATAGGTAAGTCATGTGCATTAATTActcttttataaatgataaaaatttgCTATTACATCTCATCacttatgatgacatattgtaaTACTCAATGTAAATATCAAAGTATGCACCATATCACAGTGCCATGCATCATAgaaatttaatcatatttttagAAATTATACTGAAGAACATGTATTCACAAAAAGGCATGCTACCTCAGCATATGCTGTGTCTTGAAGGGCAAAAGCACAATAGACAATGATTGCTGACATTAAAGGCCGATTCTTTATCAAGCTTTGCTTAGATGCCAACATTGTTCCttcaatttcatcattatatttttttgtttcacATCTTATTAGTGAATCCTCCAGATCTTCAATTTCCCACTTATCGTGCATGTGCAAAGTCTCCTACAGAAGAATACAACACAAATCATAAAGTCATAAGTGGACCAACTTCATCATGTATGTCATGAATGTAACTTGTTACAGTATGAGCTAATAAAAAATGAATGTCGGGATGGAGATATTATGATGAATATCATGAAATGAATCCACTTTTATTGGAACATACAGAGATGGAAGCTTAATACTCCTAAATGTGTGAATGATCAAGAAAATGAAAAATACTGACGGGATGAAAATTCGATATCAGTTTTGACTTTTGGTGATTTCAATGCAATAATCTCTTAAAAATGGAATATCAGGAATAATTATCCTTCATTTTAATCTTAGGTTATCTAGAACATTGAATCATGTTTCACAATTTATATCATAAACAAATCAATTGAAAACATAATGATTGCATGTTGTTTTTGCTAAGAAGTGCAAATAATCTAGGAAAAGTCTGGAAATTTCCAATGACTGTAAAATCAGGGAATCATTAATGCTTTAAAAGCAACTCATGCTTATAGATATGATGGAGGTATAGCTTATGAGAATTAAAAGGTATAGCTGTAGTTTAGATTGCTCGTAAGATTGTTGCCAAGTCCAAACACCATCCTGCTTTTCAAAAGAACTAAATTTCAAAAGAACTAAACTAAGAGGCACGAAGTAGTGTAACTTACAGGAAGCCAGAAACAGGCAACCAATGCCCCAGTTGCTATGAGAGAGATGCAAAAGCAAGGTAAAAAGTAAGGAAACCTGCAGTTGATTGCTGAATTTATCATTAGAGTGAGAAAGTATAGAAGTCTAATTTATTGCTATATTTCTAGTTTTACCTGCCAAACAATGACtttatggagaagatatttggatATTTCTTTGCAGGCTGATGTAGTATGCACCCATAGAAATTTGTAAATTAGTGAAGATCATGCAATATATGGAAGAGAAACAGAGCATGCAGAAACTATAACATAAGCAATTGCAAGAAATAGCAGGCAAAAAGTGTGATCATAAGCATATCCTAATCACAGAAACCCATCTGCAATTTCTTTTACTGTATTCTTCGATTTGCAAAATGCTATATTCCCACGTTAATGAAACTCGAAATGAGGTAACTTTGTAATAATCTAAATGAAAATTTGAAAGTACTAAAACAAAAGCATCAAAAATTTGAAGCAAACATATAGCAATATGAGATTTGCTGACTTCAATATGCAGAAAGCCTATGCATACATCAAAAATGAGTAAAAGCTCAACTACTCAGGAAACTACTATCTCCTGACCTTATGAAATATATTGCTTAGCTGTCAAAGATAATCTGTTACTATAGCCTTTTCCCTGGAATGGGTGTTTGTGTTGTGAACTATTATTGAATTTTCTTTGGTAAAAGTGTAAAACTACTTTATTTCTATAGTTATGGgagaaatgacaattgatttaccATATACAAattcaaattattataaaatcttgttagattaaaTTACAATTGATTGCTCAAAGGTAACGAGTACTGCAAAATTTCTTTAAAATTGTTCCCTAAGAAGAAGTACTAATACGAGCGAACTGAATtttaatttaatcatcaaaaataaatttgatgtaTCTAACAGTGTATTTCTGACCGTCTCTCATCTAGCTTTTTGATGGATCAGACTAACAATCAGTACCTGAGCAAAGAAACCTCCAATAGCTGGACCAACAATTAAACCTATACCTCGTGTTGAACTAACCTGGAAGTATTTAATTCGACATTAAAACAGGAAAATGACCAATAAATCATAGTACATGGAAAGATAGTTAAGAAAGGGTATATCAGAAGGTTCTTACAAGAGATAATCCTAGAGCTTGATATTCTTTTCGGCAAACTTCTGAAGCATAAGCCTGTATTGAATTCCACATCAAGCTTCCAATTAGAAAGTATGGCATCAATGAATCATAAGCTATTTGAATTTTGAACACCAATTGAGCAGATACCCTTATTGTACCAAGCAAACCATTAAAACATCCAAGAAGTAATCTTGAAACAAGTGCCATCCAGTAACTTGTGCTAAGCCCAAACATAGTGTTAAATAATATTCTGCAAAGACTAAGTCAAGATCAGGACAATGGGGAAAGTAACATACCAATCATAGAACCAACCAAACTTCTCCAAGATTAAAGCAATTTTCAGTTATGAATAAGGCATTGAATAATTCTTACACGGAAATAATACTAATGACTATAACTGGTTTCCTTCCATATCGATCTGCCACAATTCCCCAGAATACTGAAGTCAGAACTCTTCCAATCATAAATGCAGATCCTTCAAgaggaacaaaaaaataaaaacaaaagtcTCCACTCTCTACAAATATTCAATTCAACCATTATACTTTAAGGAAAAATAACCTTTAAGGAAAGATAATTTGTTGTATCACTTTGAGAAGTGAAGAGTgccaaagagagaaagagagtaaTTGCAATGTGTTTTCtccatatatataaaaaaagaaaagaatacagCAAGTGCTCACCTACAAAACCAGCATAAAATccaatatcttcttctcttttggcAACATGTAAGTCTTGTGTCTGCAAAAGAAAACAAGGAAGAAGGTAAATGAAATAGTTTTCATGACAATTTGTCAAATATCTAGAGATAATAAATAATGATAGAAAATTTTTGGTGGCCATCTCTTTTGAAAGTCTAATGTCTTCAAAATTAGGGCATAACACAACTATAAGAAGCCATTCCTCAATTCAAAAGAATTAGTAAAACATTCAGAACTAATCAGTCTACATGGAATGTAAAACAGCACACCAGCATTAGCACATATAATGCTAATGTGTCATTTCATTTATCCAAATAGTATTATTCTTTGAATAGGAATTGAGtcaatgtacatatatgtatatatacatatatgtatatatatacatttatacatatatgtatatatatatatatgtgtgtgtgtgtgtgtgtgtgtgtgtatactttTCTAACATTGTCATTAAATCAAAATAAACCTTATGGTTCACCAAACAACTTCAATATATATGTGCACCCATGATACCTTGAAGACCACAACAATATAATgttaataatgatgataacattCTGATATTTTTAATGTTGATGACCACAAAATTAAAATGCTTCAGTGATAGCAAAAGAATAATACGATGAATTTAACATTTGTTCCAAAAGCAGATTCCACTGGATTAACAAAAATTGAGCATATTTCTACAAAATTGAATCAGAATAGATCACGCAAGTAAAGCAGAACTGACATTCCATGAGACACAAGATCATGGTTATTTGAACAAAAAATTTAGTACCAAGTTTTGTTGCACATACCATGAAGTATAAGAAAGGAAATAATGATGCTACTGGTAAGGCTGAAAAAAGCAATTACGAGTTAGACATGGTGacacaaaacaaaaaataattcaGTATGAAAGAATCGACCAATAACAAGTAAATATAATCAAACAAGCAGCTCGTTGAATCAACAATCGAAATTGTTGGAGATTCTTGACTTACCGGAGCACAGCGTGACGATCCATATGTAGAAGAATTCCCTGTAAGGAACTCCTCGGCGGACCTCGTTCTTCCGGTCCTGCTTGCATCCGGGGCAGTTCTCATAGTACACCTTCAACAGAGGCCCGGTGCTCGCCTCCATGACCACGACCACTCCAAACGACGAAGCCTTATCTGTCGCTGGACATCGATCTGGCACGTAAATGGTCGTGATTCCTTCAAGCTCGGGATTGCAATCACAAAAGCAGAAGGAAGACACTATGTCCCTTTCTTGAGCCGTCTAAAGCCACTACTGCGTACTAGGTAATCCTCCCCCCCTTCATTCCAATCCCAATACCTCACTGCATGCGTCATCGGGGATGCTAACGAATCTGCGAATCGCACGATACCATGCGAAGTTTTAAGCATCAGAAACACGAGTCGACCGAGAGGGGTACTATGTGAATTTTTCGACCTGAGAAACGAGCGTCGACCGAAAGGGGTTCGTCATGTTGCCACTGACTCCCGCTTCGATCTATTTGTCGCCTGTGATGATGACAAAGAGGCCTCCCAATTAGACCAAGCGAAAGATCGAGATTAGGTTTCTCACCTCATCGCTCACTCGGCCTCTGAAGCTGGAAGGATCGAGAAAGAGAAAGATGATATGGGTTGTGATTCTTCTTTAAAGCTGAACGGAAGTCAACAAGTAGCAACCAGCTTCAATTACCAGTACTGGCGTTCAAATTGCTTCATAAGATCACCTGCATGCTAACACAATAATAAGAATAATGCACCTGCATATAACATTGCAATTGCAAACATATCAAGGCGAAGTCATATATTTAGAGAGCCACAACCATAACCCAGCAGTTGCAATTGCAAACATATCAAGGCGAAGTCATATTTAGAGAGCCACAACCATAACCCAGCAGAAGTCGCTTGCATTGGCACAATCCAACATTTATTGAGAACAAGCAATCATCCTTGATATACTTATCTACATAAGCATACAGTAACAGTTCTGGTTTGAGGTACCCTTACAAACAAGATAAATTCCATCTTCACCTACAATTACTAGTTCAACATATGTGACAAACTATTATCGAACATATTTGTGCCAACCAGGTTGTGAAATGGTGTCGTGACTTGCGTCATCTCAAGCCCTTTCAGCAGTTTGTGTCATACAATGCAAGACCCTGCAACTCTGGACCTTCTAAACGTGGATTGTTCTCAAAGCTGCACACAAACAAGGGAAATTTAAACAGCTAGAAGAGAATAAAACCTATTACAAGACAATCTACAACTCTACACATGAACTGTATGTTTTATTCTCGTTAGTAATGCCAGTTCTGCATGACTACCATTAACCATTTAACAAAAGTGGCAGACACTTACACAACTCTACTAACCGAAAAGGAAGCACCAGATGAATAGGCAGTTGTTGAACAATGCTTGGTATGTAACAACCAATATGCACTTAATAGATAGTTAGAGATAAAGGAAAAGCAAATTAAATCTGGcacaaatagaagaaaaaaaaagaggaaaagaattACTTGTTTAAGGGGATGTGTTCAAATGGTCCAGTGGTGGGAATTGTTCCACAGAGATCGTTGTTTGATATATCACTGGAAACGGCCGAATCAAAGATTATCATTAGCTAACATAAATGGACCATCCTAAAAATGTGATGAATTCAGAACCAAACTAAAAGCACTTACACAACTTTGAGGCTAGAAATTTTAACAAGTTCCCTTGGGATTTGACCAGTCA encodes the following:
- the LOC135587994 gene encoding probable peptide/nitrate transporter At3g43790 isoform X2, which codes for MEASTGPLLKVYYENCPGCKQDRKNEVRRGVPYREFFYIWIVTLCSALPVASLFPFLYFMTQDLHVAKREEDIGFYAGFVGSAFMIGRVLTSVFWGIVADRYGRKPVIVISIISVILFNTMFGLSTSYWMALVSRLLLGCFNGLLGTIRAYASEVCRKEYQALGLSLVSSTRGIGLIVGPAIGGFFAQPAKKYPNIFSIKSLFGRFPYFLPCFCISLIATGALVACFWLPETLHMHDKWEIEDLEDSLIRCETKKYNDEIEGTMLASKQSLIKNRPLMSAIIVYCAFALQDTAYAEIFSLWAVSNKTYGGLSFSSQEVGEVLAISGLSLLVYQLFLYPCFEKYLGPISSLRAAAIFSIPLLTSYPFMSKLSGLKLFFVVNCASLLKSAISVTITTGFNILQNNAVSQHQRGAANGVSVTALSLSKAIAPATAGALFSWAQKRQQASFLSGDHMIFFVLSVSALIGFLLTFKPFLTLPNSSATHE
- the LOC135587994 gene encoding probable peptide/nitrate transporter At3g43790 isoform X4; amino-acid sequence: MEASTGPLLKVYYENCPGCKQDRKNEVRRGVPYREFFYIWIVTLCSALPVASLFPFLYFMTQDLHVAKREEDIGFYAGFVGSAFMIGRVLTSVFWGIVADRYGRKPVIVISIISVILFNTMFGLSTSYWMALVSRLLLGCFNGLLGTIRAYASEVCRKEYQALGLSLPAKKYPNIFSIKSLFGRFPYFLPCFCISLIATGALVACFWLPETLHMHDKWEIEDLEDSLIRCETKKYNDEIEGTMLASKQSLIKNRPLMSAIIVYCAFALQDTAYAEIFSLWAVSNKTYGGLSFSSQEVGEVLAISGLSLLVYQLFLYPCFEKYLGPISSLRAAAIFSIPLLTSYPFMSKLSGLKLFFVVNCASLLKSAISVTITTGFNILQNNAVSQHQRGAANGVSVTALSLSKAIAPATAGALFSWAQKRQQASFLSGDHMIFFVLSVSALIGFLLTFKPFLTLPNSSATHE
- the LOC135587994 gene encoding probable peptide/nitrate transporter At3g43790 isoform X3, whose product is MEASTGPLLKVYYENCPGCKQDRKNEVRRGVPYREFFYIWIVTLCSALPVASLFPFLYFMTQDLHVAKREEDIGFYAGFVDRYGRKPVIVISIISVILFNTMFGLSTSYWMALVSRLLLGCFNGLLGTIRAYASEVCRKEYQALGLSLVSSTRGIGLIVGPAIGGFFAQPAKKYPNIFSIKSLFGRFPYFLPCFCISLIATGALVACFWLPETLHMHDKWEIEDLEDSLIRCETKKYNDEIEGTMLASKQSLIKNRPLMSAIIVYCAFALQDTAYAEIFSLWAVSNKTYGGLSFSSQEVGEVLAISGLSLLVYQLFLYPCFEKYLGPISSLRAAAIFSIPLLTSYPFMSKLSGLKLFFVVNCASLLKSAISVTITTGFNILQNNAVSQHQRGAANGVSVTALSLSKAIAPATAGALFSWAQKRQQASFLSGDHMIFFVLSVSALIGFLLTFKPFLTLPNSSATHE
- the LOC135587994 gene encoding probable peptide/nitrate transporter At3g43790 isoform X6, with protein sequence MRTAPDASRTGRTRSAEEFLTGNSSTYGSSRCAPTQDLHVAKREEDIGFYAGFVDRYGRKPVIVISIISVILFNTMFGLSTSYWMALVSRLLLGCFNGLLGTIRAYASEVCRKEYQALGLSLVSSTRGIGLIVGPAIGGFFAQPAKKYPNIFSIKSLFGRFPYFLPCFCISLIATGALVACFWLPETLHMHDKWEIEDLEDSLIRCETKKYNDEIEGTMLASKQSLIKNRPLMSAIIVYCAFALQDTAYAEIFSLWAVSNKTYGGLSFSSQEVGEVLAISGLSLLVYQLFLYPCFEKYLGPISSLRAAAIFSIPLLTSYPFMSKLSGLKLFFVVNCASLLKSAISVTITTGFNILQNNAVSQHQRGAANGVSVTALSLSKAIAPATAGALFSWAQKRQQASFLSGDHMIFFVLSVSALIGFLLTFKPFLTLPNSSATHE
- the LOC135587994 gene encoding probable peptide/nitrate transporter At3g43790 isoform X1; its protein translation is MEASTGPLLKVYYENCPGCKQDRKNEVRRGVPYREFFYIWIVTLCSALPVASLFPFLYFMTQDLHVAKREEDIGFYAGFVGSAFMIGRVLTSVFWGIVADRYGRKPVIVISIISVILFNTMFGLSTSYWMALVSRLLLGCFNGLLGTIRVSAQLVFKIQIAYDSLMPYFLIGSLMWNSIQAYASEVCRKEYQALGLSLVSSTRGIGLIVGPAIGGFFAQPAKKYPNIFSIKSLFGRFPYFLPCFCISLIATGALVACFWLPETLHMHDKWEIEDLEDSLIRCETKKYNDEIEGTMLASKQSLIKNRPLMSAIIVYCAFALQDTAYAEIFSLWAVSNKTYGGLSFSSQEVGEVLAISGLSLLVYQLFLYPCFEKYLGPISSLRAAAIFSIPLLTSYPFMSKLSGLKLFFVVNCASLLKSAISVTITTGFNILQNNAVSQHQRGAANGVSVTALSLSKAIAPATAGALFSWAQKRQQASFLSGDHMIFFVLSVSALIGFLLTFKPFLTLPNSSATHE
- the LOC135587994 gene encoding probable peptide/nitrate transporter At3g43790 isoform X5; the protein is MRTAPDASRTGRTRSAEEFLTGNSSTYGSSRCAPTQDLHVAKREEDIGFYAGFVGSAFMIGRVLTSVFWGIVADRYGRKPVIVISIISVILFNTMFGLSTSYWMALVSRLLLGCFNGLLGTIRAYASEVCRKEYQALGLSLVSSTRGIGLIVGPAIGGFFAQPAKKYPNIFSIKSLFGRFPYFLPCFCISLIATGALVACFWLPETLHMHDKWEIEDLEDSLIRCETKKYNDEIEGTMLASKQSLIKNRPLMSAIIVYCAFALQDTAYAEIFSLWAVSNKTYGGLSFSSQEVGEVLAISGLSLLVYQLFLYPCFEKYLGPISSLRAAAIFSIPLLTSYPFMSKLSGLKLFFVVNCASLLKSAISVTITTGFNILQNNAVSQHQRGAANGVSVTALSLSKAIAPATAGALFSWAQKRQQASFLSGDHMIFFVLSVSALIGFLLTFKPFLTLPNSSATHE